Proteins encoded within one genomic window of Myxococcales bacterium:
- a CDS encoding CapA family protein, translating to MTGMILFIAGCGRSPDHQSPIDDATILTVTFAGDLGLGLAVQSYPWIEKNGYHAAFANVRPVIKDTDFFIPNLESPITDPETPSIFPKRRPRQPPEVATALQDEGVTIVGLANNHQMDFGKPGLDSTLKYLHAAGIKTFGAGENLAQATEPLILEKNGYKVAVVAGCRPRKWQLLATDELAGVAPLERKPWSKAIKKAKKKADFVVALPHWGECNKSKISDEEKKYAQITVDAGADLVIGHHPHIPQTMEIIRGVPVLYSIGNFIFHGIRQIELEKGPRNLRFDYSWVTKVEWTRRGLKSITIIPFFNNNLKTDFTPRPAEPKNARWLYERLLPEGYWEQTGNRAVIRFL from the coding sequence TTGACCGGCATGATTCTGTTCATCGCCGGCTGTGGTCGCTCACCTGACCATCAATCTCCCATCGACGACGCCACGATTCTCACCGTCACCTTCGCCGGCGACCTGGGTCTGGGTCTGGCCGTTCAATCCTATCCGTGGATCGAAAAGAACGGGTATCACGCCGCGTTTGCCAACGTGCGACCGGTCATCAAGGACACCGATTTTTTCATCCCGAATCTGGAAAGCCCGATTACCGATCCCGAAACGCCAAGCATTTTCCCCAAGCGCCGTCCCCGCCAACCGCCGGAAGTCGCGACCGCACTGCAGGACGAAGGGGTGACGATCGTCGGCCTGGCCAACAACCATCAGATGGATTTCGGCAAGCCCGGCCTGGATTCCACCTTGAAATATTTGCACGCGGCCGGAATCAAAACCTTCGGCGCCGGCGAGAACCTGGCCCAAGCCACGGAACCGCTCATCCTCGAAAAGAACGGGTACAAGGTGGCCGTCGTCGCCGGCTGCCGGCCGCGCAAATGGCAACTGCTGGCGACCGACGAGCTGGCGGGCGTGGCGCCGCTGGAGCGAAAACCCTGGAGCAAGGCCATCAAGAAAGCGAAGAAAAAAGCCGATTTCGTCGTCGCCCTGCCGCACTGGGGCGAATGCAACAAATCGAAAATCAGCGATGAAGAAAAAAAATACGCCCAAATCACCGTGGACGCAGGCGCCGATCTGGTGATCGGGCACCATCCGCATATCCCGCAGACCATGGAGATCATACGCGGCGTACCGGTCCTGTACTCGATCGGCAATTTCATCTTCCACGGCATCCGCCAAATCGAACTGGAGAAGGGCCCCCGCAATCTGCGCTTCGATTACAGTTGGGTGACCAAGGTCGAATGGACGCGGCGCGGACTCAAGTCGATCACCATCATCCCGTTTTTCAACAACAACCTGAAAACGGATTTTACCCCGCGACCCGCCGAGCCGAAAAACGCCCGCTGGCTTTACGAACGCCTTTTACCCGAGGGCTATTGGGAACAGACCGGCAACCGCGCCGTGATCCGTTTTCTCTGA
- a CDS encoding MFS transporter codes for MTEKELAAAGGDPGFKTQFAYSFGLFPSGLLSGIMGAWLMYYYCPPADSGAVTYINPATFGFLMFLLNIPSALADPTVGHFSDRTRSRWGRRLPYILFGAPVLALSFVLLWFPPVHGESPFNVAWMFGTVLIYFLSFTAVVNPFLAIMPEIWQTEKGRMSVSSLMSVTQGVGTLLSFAAGALISALAGGVLFLGLKLNPYMVVGLLGGALCLLGYLPTLRYIRETPYNEKKEIPYSIWRSGWQTLKNPAFLPYLLSVAAVNTSTTLIIAMLPYQATVIAGSTEGIAGALLGALMLLAMLCLPLVNWITGKYPRRIVYLVCCFAMSVVIGLLYFSSALPGVPPLLFMGVVLFFAAPFVSVFLVVPRTILADVMDYDEKITGYRREAMYNGMESLIGKLPIGLAPWIMGLLFTHYGNTVANPAGIKLCAFASGGIALLAFVAFLFYPLKK; via the coding sequence ATGACCGAAAAAGAACTGGCCGCCGCCGGCGGCGATCCGGGTTTCAAAACGCAATTCGCCTATTCCTTCGGTTTGTTTCCCTCGGGATTGCTTTCCGGCATCATGGGCGCCTGGCTGATGTACTATTACTGCCCGCCCGCGGATTCCGGCGCCGTCACTTATATCAACCCGGCGACCTTCGGTTTTTTGATGTTCCTGCTCAATATCCCCTCGGCGCTGGCCGATCCGACCGTGGGCCACTTTTCGGACCGCACCCGCAGTCGCTGGGGCCGCCGCCTGCCGTACATCCTGTTCGGCGCGCCGGTGCTGGCCTTGTCGTTCGTGCTGCTGTGGTTTCCGCCGGTTCACGGCGAGTCGCCGTTCAACGTCGCCTGGATGTTCGGTACCGTCCTAATTTACTTTCTTTCGTTCACGGCGGTGGTGAACCCGTTTCTGGCGATCATGCCGGAGATCTGGCAGACCGAAAAAGGCCGGATGAGCGTCAGTTCGTTGATGTCGGTCACCCAGGGCGTCGGCACGCTGCTTTCGTTCGCGGCCGGCGCGCTGATTTCGGCGCTGGCCGGCGGCGTGCTTTTCCTCGGCCTGAAGCTCAACCCCTACATGGTGGTCGGGCTGCTGGGCGGCGCGCTTTGCCTGTTGGGCTATCTGCCCACCCTGCGTTACATCCGCGAAACGCCTTACAACGAAAAGAAGGAAATCCCTTACAGCATCTGGCGGTCCGGTTGGCAGACGCTGAAAAACCCGGCCTTCCTGCCCTACCTGCTCTCGGTCGCCGCGGTCAACACCTCCACGACGCTGATCATCGCCATGCTGCCCTACCAGGCAACGGTCATCGCCGGTTCGACCGAGGGCATCGCAGGGGCGCTGCTGGGCGCCCTGATGCTGCTGGCCATGCTCTGTCTGCCGCTGGTCAACTGGATCACCGGCAAATACCCGCGCCGGATCGTCTACCTCGTTTGCTGCTTCGCGATGAGCGTGGTCATCGGCCTATTGTATTTTTCCAGCGCCCTGCCCGGCGTGCCGCCGCTGCTCTTCATGGGCGTCGTGCTGTTTTTCGCCGCGCCGTTCGTGTCGGTGTTTTTGGTCGTACCGCGCACGATCCTCGCCGACGTGATGGACTACGACGAAAAGATCACCGGCTACCGGCGCGAGGCGATGTACAACGGCATGGAAAGCCTGATCGGCAAGCTGCCGATCGGCCTGGCGCCGTGGATCATGGGCTTGCTGTTCACACACTACGGCAACACCGTCGCCAACCCCGCCGGCATCAAGCTGTGCGCCTTCGCCAGCGGCGGCATCGCCCTGCTGGCCTTCGTCGCGTTCCTGTTCTATCCGCTGAAAAAATAG
- the aspS gene encoding aspartate--tRNA ligase, whose protein sequence is MAEALGGWKRSIYGGQLRAEHDGQTHTLMGWVQRRRDLGALIFITLRDREGLVQIVFNPELNPVLHEKAKALRPEFVVAIKGQVHRRPEGQENKDMATGAVEVTALELKILNEAQTSPIPIEDEIDTSEDVRLKWRFLDLRRPRAQKIIFQRHRACQIVRRYLSEQGFIEVETPVLAKTTPEGARDYLVPSRVHPGKFYALPQSPQLFKQLLMVSGFDRYFQIVKCFRDEDLRADRQPEFTQIDIETSFLDQDSLLPIMENLMAVLLREMRGIELRLPFDRLTFAEAMARYGSDKPDRRFGAEIHDLGGLLKGCEFSVFQNALAAGGAVRGIAVTGSFSRKQSDELAEFVKIYGAKGLVALKVQGGLLAGGAAKFLTEDAQRALIAEFGAADGDSIFIVADRLKVVGDALGALRLRLAQDLKLIDENRHDLFWVVDFPLLEWNEEDQRFYAMHHPFTSPKEEDLALLGTDPGRVRANAYDMVWNGNEIGGGSIRIHRAEVQSQMFRAIGIGEEEARNKFGFLLEALSYGTPPHGGLAFGLDRIIMLLTGSTSIRDVIAFPKTAKAADLMTDSPSEAGPQQLDELHIAVKEKG, encoded by the coding sequence ATGGCGGAAGCGCTCGGTGGCTGGAAAAGATCGATCTATGGCGGGCAATTGCGCGCCGAACACGACGGGCAGACCCATACCCTGATGGGCTGGGTGCAGCGCCGCCGCGATCTGGGCGCCTTGATTTTCATTACCCTGCGCGACCGCGAAGGCCTCGTGCAGATCGTCTTCAATCCCGAACTCAACCCCGTGCTGCACGAAAAAGCCAAGGCCCTGCGGCCTGAATTTGTCGTCGCGATCAAAGGGCAGGTTCATCGCCGTCCGGAAGGCCAGGAAAACAAGGACATGGCCACCGGCGCGGTGGAAGTGACCGCCCTGGAGCTGAAGATCCTCAACGAGGCGCAGACCTCGCCGATTCCGATCGAGGACGAGATCGACACCAGCGAGGACGTGCGCCTGAAGTGGCGCTTCCTCGACCTACGCCGGCCGCGCGCGCAGAAGATCATCTTCCAGCGGCACCGGGCCTGCCAGATCGTCCGCCGCTACCTGAGCGAACAGGGCTTCATCGAGGTGGAAACCCCGGTGCTGGCCAAGACCACGCCCGAGGGCGCGCGCGACTACCTCGTGCCCAGCCGCGTGCATCCGGGCAAGTTCTACGCGCTGCCGCAAAGCCCGCAGCTCTTCAAGCAACTGTTGATGGTGTCGGGCTTCGACCGCTATTTCCAGATCGTCAAATGCTTCCGCGACGAGGATCTGCGCGCCGACCGGCAACCCGAATTCACCCAGATCGACATCGAAACCAGCTTTCTCGACCAGGACAGCCTGTTGCCGATCATGGAAAACCTGATGGCCGTGCTGCTGCGCGAGATGCGCGGCATCGAGCTGCGCCTGCCGTTCGATCGCCTGACCTTCGCCGAGGCCATGGCGCGCTACGGCTCCGACAAGCCCGACCGCCGGTTCGGCGCCGAGATTCACGACCTCGGCGGCCTGCTGAAAGGCTGCGAATTTTCCGTGTTCCAGAACGCCCTGGCCGCCGGCGGCGCGGTGCGCGGCATCGCCGTGACCGGCTCGTTCAGCCGCAAGCAGTCCGACGAATTGGCCGAGTTCGTGAAAATTTACGGCGCCAAGGGCCTGGTCGCGCTGAAAGTACAGGGCGGGCTGCTCGCCGGCGGCGCCGCCAAGTTCCTGACCGAGGACGCGCAGCGCGCGCTGATCGCCGAGTTCGGCGCGGCGGACGGCGACTCGATTTTCATCGTCGCCGACCGGCTGAAGGTCGTTGGCGACGCGCTGGGCGCCCTGCGGCTGCGTCTGGCCCAGGATCTGAAGCTGATCGACGAGAACCGCCACGATCTGTTCTGGGTCGTGGACTTTCCGTTGCTCGAATGGAACGAGGAGGATCAGCGTTTCTACGCGATGCATCACCCGTTCACCAGCCCCAAAGAGGAGGACCTCGCCTTGCTCGGAACCGATCCGGGCAGGGTCCGGGCAAATGCGTACGACATGGTGTGGAACGGGAATGAAATCGGCGGCGGCTCGATTCGTATTCACCGGGCCGAGGTGCAGAGCCAGATGTTCCGCGCCATCGGCATCGGCGAGGAGGAAGCGCGAAACAAATTCGGCTTCCTGCTCGAAGCCCTGTCGTACGGCACGCCGCCGCACGGCGGCCTCGCCTTCGGGCTGGACCGCATCATCATGCTGCTCACGGGTTCGACGTCGATCCGCGACGTGATCGCCTTCCCGAAAACGGCGAAGGCCGCGGACCTGATGACCGACTCGCCCAGCGAGGCCGGCCCGCAGCAATTGGACGAACTGCACATCGCGGTCAAAGAGAAAGGATAA